Proteins encoded by one window of Lathyrus oleraceus cultivar Zhongwan6 chromosome 1, CAAS_Psat_ZW6_1.0, whole genome shotgun sequence:
- the LOC127073201 gene encoding FCS-Like Zinc finger 15 isoform X1, translated as MVGLSVVLESQKGGIISKNNKKTPQVINKAMMLNSFHKQSPFHHESHFQEQQHTTFLKLCFLCRKRLLPGKDIYMYKGDRAFCSVECRCKQIFMDEEESNNIQSENYYFAAISSSSSSSSSSSEASYHKKEKRNQNGGNIY; from the exons atgGTGGGTTTGAGTGTAGTATTAGAATCTCAAAAAGGTGGTATAATAAGCAAGAACAACAAGAAAACTCCCCAAGTTATTAACAAAGCAATGATGCTTAATAGCTTCCATAAACAATCTCCTTTTCATCATGAATCTCATTTTCAGGAACAACAACATACAACGTTTCTGAAACTATGTTTTCTCTGCAGGAAAAGGTTGTTACCAGGAAAAGACATCTACATGTACAA AGGCGATAGAGCTTTCTGTAGCGTGGAATGTAGATGCAAGCAGATTTTCATGGATGAGGAAGAAAGTAACAATATTCAGAGTGAGAACTATTATTTTGCTGCAATCtcctcatcttcatcttcatcttcttcatcttcagaagcttcttatcataaaaaagaaaaaagaaaccAAAATGGTGGTAATATTTATTGA